From Sinorhizobium sp. B11:
GCACGCTGCTTTCCATCACCGACAACATCTCCGGCGCCGATATCATCCCGCCTGACAATACGGTGCGCCTGGATGGCGATGACCCCTATTTCGTCGTCGCCGCGGACAAGGGCACGGCAACCTTCTCCGACACCGCCAATGCGCTTGCTCAGGAAGCAGGGTTCTGGCTGGACGACGCGTTCGCCTCCGGCGGCTCCGCCGGCTACGACCACAAGAAGATGGGCATCACCGCACGCGGCGCCTGGGAAACCGTAAAGCGCCACTTCCGCGAGATGGATATCGACATCCAGACAACGCCCTTTACGGTGGCCGGCGTGGGTGACATGTCGGGCGACGTTTTCGGCAACGGTATGCTGCTCTCGCCGAAGATCCGGTTGGTCGCCGCTTTCGATCACCGCGATATCGTCATCGACCCCGATCCCGATATGGAAAAAACCCTCGCCGAGCGCCAGCGCCTGTTCAACCTGCCGCGCTCGAGCTGGCAGGACTTCGACAAGTCCGTGCTCTCGAAAGGTGCCATGATCATTTCGCGCTCGGCAAAGTCGGTTACGCTGACGCCGGAGGCCGTGGCCGCAATCGGCATCGACAAGGCTGTCGCCACGCCCTTCGAAATCATGACCGCGATCCTGAAAAGCCCCGTCGACCTGCTCTGGTTCGGTGGCATCGGGACTTATGTAAAGGCGGCATCCGAGACCGATACCGACGTCGGCGATCGCGCCAACGATCCGATCCGCATTACGGCCGACGAAGTGCGCGCCAAGGTGATCGGGGAGGGCGCCAATCTCGGCGTCACGCAGAAAGGCCGAATTGCCTACGGCCTGAAGGGCGGACGCAGCAATTCCGACGCCATCGACAACTCGGCCGGCGTCAATACTTCCGACGTCGAGGTCAACATCAAGATCGCGCTGGCGAACGCTATGCACGAACAGCGGCTCAGCCGCACCAAACGTGACCAGCTTCTCGGCAGCATGACCGATGAGGTGGCTGCGCTCGTACTGCGCAACAACTACCTCCAGTCCCTGGCAATCTCGCTGACAGCCCGCAAGGGAACGGCAAACGGCCTTGAGCTCGGCCGCTTCATGAGCGTCCTGGAGGCATCGGGACAGCTGAACCGCAAGGTCGAAACGCTTCCCGACGACGCCTCGCTGTCCGAGCGCTACACTGCCGGCCGGCCACTGACGCGCCCCGAGATCGGTGTGCTGCTCTCCTATGCCAAGATCGTACTCTTCGATGCACTGATCGCCAGCGAACTGCCTGACGATCCCTATTTCGTCGACACGCTCTTCCATTACTTCCCGGCGAAGATGCAGAAGTCCAACGCATCCGATATCGACAGCCACCGGCTGAAGCGGGAAATCGTCGCGACGGTGCTCGCGAACGAGGCGATCAACCGCGGCGGGCCGGGCTTTGCCGTCAGCATGATGGATGCGACCGCAGCATCTGCTCCGGAAGTCGTGCGCGCCGCCATCGTTGCCCGCGACGGCTTCGATCTCAACCGGCTTTGGGCCGAAACGGATGCCCTGGACAACAAGGTTTCCGGCCAGATCCAGAACCGCATCTATGAAGAGATCGGCAACAGCTTCACGGTGCTGACACGCCTGCTGCTAAAGACCGGCATGACCAAGGGCGACATGGCCGAGATCATTAGCCGGCTTCAGTTGACGCTGAAGAAACTCAGGCCCTCCTTCGCCGATCAGGCCGCAGCTGACGTCGCCGCGCGCCAGGAGGAGTACCAACAGGCTGGTCTGCCGGAAAAACTGGCGGCCGAAATCGCGGCTCTGCCCACCTTCGCTCTGGTACCGGAGATCATGCAGATCGCCGCTCGCACCGGCGAGGCGCTGCCGCGCGCAGCCGAAAACTACTTTGCCGTCACCCAGACTTTCCGTGTCGGCCGGCTGCTGGCTGCGGGCAACCGCATCATCACCTCCGACCACTATGAAAACCTCGCTCTTGCCCGCAGTATCGACCAGATCGCTAGCGCCCGTCGCGATATCGTGATCTCCGCGCTTTCCGATCACGGCAAGGAAAAGCAGCCAGTCCAGGCCTGGCATGCGCAGGACAGGGTGCGCATCAACCGTATCGTCGAGGAGCTTGCAAGCCTCAGCGATGGAGCCGATCCGAACCTCGCCCGCATCACTGTTGCCGCAGGCATCCTGACCGATCTTGCGCGCGACCGGACGAGATGAGACAGTCCGCCCCAAAAAGGAGCGGACGTTTGAATCGCATAGACTGGACAGGAACGCAGCCGCCGAAAGCCACGGAGAAAGGCATATGGGGCTGGATGCTCTTTGATTGGGCAGCCCAGCCCTTCTTCACCGTAGTAACGACTTTCATTTTTGGCCCCTACTTCGTCTCGCGGCTGACATCCGATCCGGTCGCCGCGCAGACGATGTGGAGCAACATGGCGACGATCTCCTCTGTTATCATCGCCATCCTGTCCCCCATCCTGGGCTCCATCGCCGACCAGTCCGGTGCGCGCAAACCCTGGATCGCCTTCTTCGCGGTCATCAAGATCGTCAGCCTCTGCTGCCTCTGGTTTGCTGCTCCGGGCTCGCCGATCATCTATCCCGTCATCTTCATGATCCTCGCCTCGATTTCGGCAGAGTTCTCGATCGTCTTCAACGATTCCATGATGCCGCGCCTCGTCAGCAAGGACGACGTTGGCAGGCTTTCCAACACCGCCTGGGGTCTCGGCTATCTTGGCGGCATGATCGTGCTGATCGCCGTCGTGGCTCTGCTGGCCGGCAGCCCCGAAAGCGGCAAGACCATTCTGGGTCTCGATCCGCTTTTCGGTCTCGATCCTCATACGGGCGAGGACGCGCGCGTCACCGGCCCGATCTCGGCTGTCTGGTATCTGATCTTCATCCTGCCGATGTTTTTCTTCACGCCGGATGCCCGCAAAGGCCTGCCTTTCGGCTTTGCGGTGCGCTTCGGTCTCAGGGAATTGCGCAATACGCTCGGCGAACTCGGGACGCGTCGCGGTATCCTGACCTTCCTCATCGCCCGCATGATCTATCAGGATGGCGTCAACGGCCTGCTGATCCTCGGTGGCGCCTTCGCGGCAGGC
This genomic window contains:
- a CDS encoding MFS transporter; amino-acid sequence: MRQSAPKRSGRLNRIDWTGTQPPKATEKGIWGWMLFDWAAQPFFTVVTTFIFGPYFVSRLTSDPVAAQTMWSNMATISSVIIAILSPILGSIADQSGARKPWIAFFAVIKIVSLCCLWFAAPGSPIIYPVIFMILASISAEFSIVFNDSMMPRLVSKDDVGRLSNTAWGLGYLGGMIVLIAVVALLAGSPESGKTILGLDPLFGLDPHTGEDARVTGPISAVWYLIFILPMFFFTPDARKGLPFGFAVRFGLRELRNTLGELGTRRGILTFLIARMIYQDGVNGLLILGGAFAAGMFGWATIEIGIYGIILNIVAILGCLIAGRVDRGIGSKVTVIISLTMLLLATIGIISTGPGYTFFGLMPLSTADSGGLFGTMAEKAYILYGLLIGLAFGPVQASSRSYLARSVSLEEAGRYFGIYALSGRATSFMATLLFSIVTYLTGSAHLGMATLILFLAGGLVLLIRTPYPADRA